A section of the Triplophysa dalaica isolate WHDGS20190420 chromosome 8, ASM1584641v1, whole genome shotgun sequence genome encodes:
- the eaf2 gene encoding ELL-associated factor 2 → MNGTAYSNFDNQEHALKLGETFEKQPKSAFHTVRYDFKPASIDTTCEGDLEVGKGEQVTITLPNLEGSTAPVTVFKGSKRPYMKECILIVNHDTGEYRLEKLSSNIAVKKTRAEGSSKIQSRIEQQTNRLSQQMKSGSGSRVQSSTKSSPPKEKMSPSSPMDEIERELMAEARVMDQMSSGSSDSHSSSSSSSEDSSSSSDSEEKSGPPPGGAPVPPHSTSAPNTSQSRVEESSGNFMNTLQNDLQLSESGSESDDD, encoded by the exons ATGAATGGAACAGCATATTCAAACTTTGACAATCAGGAACACGCTCTCAAACTAGGCGAAACTTTTGAGAAACAGCCTAAAAGTGCCTTCCATACGGTACGAT ATGATTTTAAACCAGCCTCCATAGACACTACATGTGAGGGGGATTTGGAAGTTGGAAAAGGAGAGCAAGTTACAATCACACTGCCAAACTTGGAG GGATCCACAGCTCCTGTTACAGTATTTAAAGGGTCAAAAAGGCCTTACATGAAAGAGTGTATTCTCATTGTTAACCATGACACAGGAGAATACCGTCTGGAGAAACTCAGCAGTAACATTGCGGTCAAGAAGACCAG ggCTGAGGGAAGCAGTAAGATTCAATCCCGCATTGAGCAGCAGACAAACAGACTTAGTCAGCAGATGAAATCTGGCAGTGGAAGCAGGGTTCAATCCAGCACGAAAAGCTCTCCCCCCAAAGAGAAAATGTCTCCATCATCCCCCATGGATGAGATTGAGCGAG AACTCATGGCTGAAGCACGTGTCATGGATCAGATGAGCAGTGGCTCTTCAGATTCCCACAGTTCCTCATCATCCAGTAGCGAAGACAGCTCCAGCAGCAGCGACTCTGAGGAGAAGAGTGGCCCCCCTCCCGGTGGGGCCCCGGTCCCCCCTCACAGCACATCTGCCCCCAACACATCTCAAAGCCGCGTGGAGGAGAGTAGCGGGAATTTCATGAACACGCTAC aaaatgaccTCCAGCTGAGTGAATCTGGGAGTGAAAGTGATGATGATTGA